A genomic region of Pseudomonas sp. KU43P contains the following coding sequences:
- a CDS encoding ribonucleotide-diphosphate reductase subunit beta, with protein MLSWDEFDKEDGEVAAKGATPAQANAAATLDKLDSAGGAAALEARAATASDSDAVKRAKAALDALDIAEGLAELEGSSARVAVDEKRMINCRADLNQLVPFKYDWAWQKYLDGCANHWMPQEVNMTADIALWKSQDGLTEDERRIVMRNLGFFSTADSLVANNLALAVYRLITNPECRQYILRQAFEEAIHTHAYQYCIESLGMDEGEIFNMYHEIPSVAKKAAWGLKYTRAISDPEFNTGTVETDKELLRNLIAYYCVLEGIFFYCGFTQILSMGRRNKMTGVAEQFQYILRDESMHLNFGIDVINQIKIENPHLWDAAMKEEATQMILQGTQLEIEYARDTMPRGVLGMNAAMMEDYLKFIANRRLTQIGLKEEYPGTTNPFPWMSEIMDLKKEKNFFETRVIEYQTGGALSWD; from the coding sequence ATGCTGAGCTGGGACGAATTCGATAAGGAAGACGGCGAAGTCGCCGCCAAAGGCGCCACCCCTGCACAGGCCAACGCCGCAGCCACCCTCGACAAGCTCGACAGTGCCGGCGGTGCCGCCGCCCTGGAAGCTCGCGCTGCCACCGCTTCCGACTCCGACGCGGTAAAACGCGCCAAGGCTGCCTTGGACGCCCTGGACATCGCCGAAGGCCTGGCCGAGCTGGAAGGCTCCTCGGCTCGCGTCGCGGTCGACGAAAAGCGCATGATCAACTGCCGCGCCGACCTCAACCAACTGGTACCGTTCAAGTACGACTGGGCCTGGCAGAAGTACCTCGACGGCTGCGCCAACCACTGGATGCCGCAAGAGGTCAACATGACCGCCGACATCGCCCTGTGGAAGAGCCAAGATGGCCTGACCGAAGACGAGCGTCGCATCGTGATGCGCAACCTCGGCTTCTTCTCCACCGCCGACTCGCTGGTTGCCAACAACCTGGCACTGGCCGTGTACCGCCTGATCACCAACCCGGAGTGCCGCCAGTACATCCTGCGCCAGGCCTTCGAAGAGGCGATCCACACCCACGCCTACCAGTACTGCATCGAGTCGCTGGGCATGGATGAAGGCGAGATCTTCAACATGTACCACGAGATCCCGTCGGTCGCGAAGAAAGCCGCCTGGGGCCTGAAGTACACCCGCGCCATCTCCGACCCGGAATTCAACACCGGCACCGTCGAGACCGACAAAGAGCTGCTGCGCAATCTGATCGCCTACTACTGCGTACTGGAAGGCATCTTCTTCTACTGCGGCTTCACCCAGATCCTGTCCATGGGCCGCCGCAACAAGATGACCGGCGTGGCCGAGCAGTTCCAGTACATCCTGCGTGACGAGTCGATGCACCTGAACTTCGGTATCGACGTGATCAACCAGATCAAGATCGAGAACCCACACCTGTGGGACGCCGCGATGAAGGAAGAAGCGACCCAGATGATCCTGCAAGGGACCCAGCTGGAGATCGAATACGCACGTGACACCATGCCACGCGGCGTACTGGGCATGAACGCAGCGATGATGGAGGACTACCTCAAGTTCATCGCCAACCGTCGCCTGACCCAGATTGGTCTGAAGGAAGAGTATCCGGGGACTACCAACCCGTTCCCATGGATGAGCGAGATCATGGACTTGAAGAAGGAGAAGAACTTCTTCGAGACGCGGGTTATCGAGTACCAGACGGGTGGAGCTCTGAGCTGGGACTGA
- a CDS encoding helix-turn-helix transcriptional regulator, translating into MERKLAFGSALKEVRVRKEIAQEQLGASQSFVSTVERGIRSPTIEKMEEFAERLGVNPATLIVLMQVGQEGDVDALLAKIRDEIKALKRVGV; encoded by the coding sequence ATGGAACGCAAGTTGGCTTTTGGCTCCGCGCTCAAGGAAGTGCGGGTACGAAAGGAGATCGCACAAGAGCAGCTGGGGGCAAGCCAATCCTTCGTTTCCACAGTTGAGCGTGGCATTCGCAGCCCAACGATTGAGAAAATGGAGGAATTTGCGGAGCGACTAGGGGTGAATCCTGCGACTTTGATTGTGCTGATGCAGGTCGGTCAGGAAGGAGATGTGGACGCGCTTCTGGCTAAAATCCGGGATGAAATCAAAGCGCTTAAGCGGGTGGGTGTCTAG